In Qipengyuania psychrotolerans, one DNA window encodes the following:
- a CDS encoding TIGR04282 family arsenosugar biosynthesis glycosyltransferase, producing MSSVRLSVFARLPIPGKVKTRLIPALGEEGAARLYARMLAHTVDVAQQSGLDFELRVTGGEVAAFHDLFGHDIRVVEQCEGDLGARMAAVEPPCLIIGTDCPAMSVPVLQAAAGALEDRRVVLGPANDGGYYLIGFREEMPFLFDDMEWSTAKVFPETLARLAARQIGPAILPELADIDTAEDLAAWPEFE from the coding sequence ATGTCTTCTGTGCGCCTGTCTGTTTTCGCCCGGCTTCCTATACCCGGCAAGGTTAAGACGCGCCTTATACCCGCGCTGGGCGAAGAGGGTGCGGCGCGCCTCTATGCACGGATGTTGGCGCACACGGTGGACGTCGCCCAGCAAAGCGGGCTCGATTTCGAACTTAGGGTGACAGGCGGCGAGGTGGCCGCTTTTCACGATCTCTTCGGTCACGATATCCGCGTGGTGGAGCAATGCGAGGGCGATCTGGGCGCGCGAATGGCCGCTGTCGAACCGCCATGCCTGATAATTGGTACCGATTGCCCCGCGATGTCCGTGCCGGTGTTGCAGGCTGCTGCAGGCGCGTTGGAGGACCGCAGGGTCGTCCTTGGTCCTGCCAATGACGGCGGGTATTATCTGATCGGCTTTCGCGAGGAGATGCCATTCCTGTTCGATGATATGGAATGGAGTACGGCCAAGGTTTTTCCTGAAACGCTCGCCCGCCTTGCTGCGCGGCAGATCGGGCCGGCGATATTGCCAGAGCTAGCGGATATCGACACCGCGGAAGACCTTGCTGCGTGGCCGGAATTCGAATGA
- the folK gene encoding 2-amino-4-hydroxy-6-hydroxymethyldihydropteridine diphosphokinase, whose amino-acid sequence MGQASQHCYLIGLGSNMRVPGIGGPAKVLAAAVKAMAAAGLVIDEVSRIRPSSPVGPSQRSYANSTALISCADEPADLLAKLQAIETSFGRRRRGARWRARPLDLDIILWSGGVWLSPGLVIPHPLFRVRDFVLGPGAEVAPQWRDPLTSLTLRQLAARVS is encoded by the coding sequence ATGGGGCAAGCAAGCCAACACTGCTATCTAATCGGATTGGGATCGAACATGCGGGTTCCCGGGATTGGCGGGCCTGCAAAAGTTCTCGCAGCAGCTGTCAAAGCCATGGCGGCCGCTGGCCTCGTGATCGACGAGGTTTCGCGCATCAGGCCCAGCAGTCCGGTCGGACCCTCGCAGCGCAGTTATGCCAATTCGACCGCCCTGATAAGTTGCGCGGATGAACCTGCCGATCTGCTGGCCAAGCTACAGGCTATCGAAACCAGCTTCGGCCGCCGCCGGAGGGGCGCGCGGTGGCGGGCGCGGCCGCTCGACCTCGACATTATCCTGTGGAGCGGCGGCGTCTGGTTGTCACCCGGGCTGGTTATTCCCCATCCGCTATTTCGCGTGCGTGATTTCGTCCTTGGACCCGGCGCAGAAGTAGCGCCGCAGTGGCGCGATCCGCTTACGTCGCTGACGCTTCGGCAGCTCGCAGCTCGCGTTTCCTGA
- a CDS encoding putative colanic acid biosynthesis acetyltransferase, whose protein sequence is MKPLDARSAESQSGGPSFSLGSRMARALWTLSWILLARWTPPPMHGWRVAILRAFGARAGKGCRVHASARIWWPGNLELGDNVLIGPGARLYNQGDISIGSDCVISQRAHLCASTHDVQDPHFQLVLRPVRIAKSCWIAAEAFVGPGVTMEEGSVLAARGALFEDAEPFTIYRGNPAAKVRKRELRAAEASAT, encoded by the coding sequence GTGAAACCGCTCGATGCAAGAAGCGCTGAAAGCCAGAGCGGGGGGCCAAGCTTCTCGCTTGGATCGCGCATGGCCAGAGCGCTCTGGACCCTGAGTTGGATCTTGCTGGCACGCTGGACGCCGCCTCCCATGCATGGTTGGCGCGTGGCGATCCTCAGGGCATTCGGCGCGCGCGCAGGTAAAGGCTGCCGGGTTCATGCGAGCGCCCGGATATGGTGGCCAGGCAATCTTGAGCTTGGCGATAACGTACTGATCGGACCGGGTGCGAGGCTGTATAATCAGGGGGATATTTCAATCGGGAGTGATTGCGTCATTTCCCAGCGCGCCCACCTGTGCGCCAGCACGCACGATGTTCAAGACCCCCATTTCCAGCTCGTCCTGCGCCCTGTTCGCATTGCAAAATCCTGCTGGATCGCCGCCGAAGCGTTTGTCGGGCCCGGAGTGACGATGGAAGAGGGATCAGTGCTGGCAGCACGAGGCGCGCTGTTCGAAGATGCCGAACCTTTCACCATCTACCGCGGCAATCCCGCAGCCAAGGTCAGGAAACGCGAGCTGCGAGCTGCCGAAGCGTCAGCGACGTAA
- a CDS encoding radical SAM protein: protein MNSRTASRNAPAGPSPFAVEAKALPREKFSDPALTAKGEPRASVPLVGLDTLWLNTGTLCNLACATCYIESSPTNDALIYLGAKDARRFLAEAEQARVREIGFTGGEPFMNPAMIPMLEDSLARGFEVLVLTNAMRPMRRREAALLALREEHGARLTMRVSLDHHSKAVHEAERGPRSWEPAMEGLQWLSRYDFSVAVAGRLLPGEGENDARECYARLFKDEGIGIDAFDPARLVLFPEMDADKDIAEITTACWSILGKSPKDIMCASSRMVVHRKGEAAPRVVACTLIPHDPGFDMGATLAEAAGDVALNHPHCARFCVLGGASCSA, encoded by the coding sequence GTGAATTCGCGCACAGCTTCCCGCAATGCGCCCGCCGGCCCTTCGCCATTCGCCGTGGAAGCGAAGGCATTGCCGCGTGAGAAGTTCTCTGACCCCGCATTAACGGCCAAAGGCGAACCGCGCGCCTCCGTGCCGCTTGTTGGCCTCGACACGCTGTGGCTCAATACCGGCACGCTCTGCAATCTCGCGTGCGCGACCTGCTATATCGAAAGCAGCCCCACCAATGATGCGCTGATCTATCTCGGCGCCAAGGACGCAAGGCGTTTCCTTGCCGAAGCCGAGCAAGCCAGGGTCCGCGAGATCGGATTTACCGGGGGCGAACCGTTCATGAACCCTGCCATGATCCCCATGCTCGAAGATAGCCTCGCCAGAGGCTTCGAGGTTCTGGTCCTCACCAACGCCATGCGTCCCATGCGCCGGCGCGAAGCGGCATTGCTGGCGCTCCGCGAAGAACACGGCGCGCGCCTCACCATGCGTGTGAGCCTCGATCATCACTCGAAGGCGGTCCACGAGGCCGAGCGAGGGCCGCGTAGCTGGGAGCCTGCCATGGAAGGTTTGCAATGGCTGTCACGGTATGACTTCTCGGTAGCCGTTGCCGGACGACTGCTTCCCGGTGAAGGCGAGAATGATGCGCGGGAATGCTATGCCAGGCTCTTTAAAGATGAGGGTATCGGGATCGATGCGTTTGATCCTGCGCGTCTGGTGCTTTTCCCGGAAATGGATGCGGACAAGGACATCGCTGAAATCACCACGGCGTGCTGGAGCATCCTCGGCAAGTCTCCGAAGGATATCATGTGTGCATCAAGCCGCATGGTGGTCCACCGCAAAGGCGAAGCGGCGCCGCGCGTTGTCGCCTGCACCTTGATCCCGCACGATCCGGGATTCGATATGGGTGCAACCCTGGCCGAGGCTGCGGGGGATGTCGCTCTGAACCACCCGCATTGCGCCCGCTTTTGTGTTCTCGGCGGCGCGAGTTGTTCGGCCTGA
- a CDS encoding NupC/NupG family nucleoside CNT transporter, producing MPPFIINIVGILAILMIAFLLSTGKRRIKLRVVGAAFALQAVMALLVLRTPWGVEAIQAMSNGVIALLDYSKAGITAIFGPMESNPFTNTFVIAALPVIIFFAALVSILYHWGIMQRLVRWVGGGIGWITGISKVEALGSAANIFVGQSESPLVVRPYLASLTPSRLFTLMSVGMAGVAGTILAAYASFIGAEAVPFLLAAAFMSAPGGILMAKIIMPDDESDLARDAAELSGVDAEEIKLPQTRISGDGPAALTESGKPHEVEVAETFEGGHRPANVIEAAAQGTQTGVKLAVAVGAMVMVFVALVALANGILGGIGGWFGYPDISFQQIIGYVFAPVMYLIGIPWEQAGAAGGLFGTKIVLNEFVAFIQLGSMDASQLTDRSRAIVTFALCGFANFSSIAIQMAVTGGLAPNQRPVIAKLGLRALAAGSLANLMSAALAGLFLPY from the coding sequence ATGCCGCCTTTCATTATCAATATCGTCGGTATTCTTGCGATCCTGATGATCGCCTTCCTGCTTTCCACCGGCAAGCGCCGCATCAAATTGCGCGTCGTGGGCGCGGCGTTCGCGCTGCAGGCGGTAATGGCATTGCTGGTCCTGCGCACCCCTTGGGGGGTCGAGGCCATCCAGGCTATGTCGAACGGCGTGATTGCCCTGCTGGATTATTCCAAGGCCGGCATCACGGCAATTTTTGGGCCAATGGAATCCAATCCGTTCACCAACACCTTCGTCATCGCGGCTCTGCCGGTGATCATCTTCTTCGCGGCCCTGGTGTCGATCCTCTATCACTGGGGTATCATGCAGCGACTGGTTCGCTGGGTTGGCGGCGGCATCGGCTGGATCACCGGGATCAGCAAGGTCGAGGCGCTCGGTAGCGCTGCCAATATTTTCGTAGGCCAGTCTGAAAGCCCGCTGGTCGTACGCCCCTATCTTGCTTCGCTGACGCCTAGCCGCCTGTTTACGCTCATGAGCGTCGGCATGGCCGGTGTCGCCGGTACGATCCTTGCCGCTTACGCCAGCTTCATCGGGGCAGAGGCCGTACCGTTCCTGCTGGCGGCAGCCTTCATGTCTGCGCCCGGCGGCATCCTGATGGCCAAGATCATCATGCCGGACGACGAGAGTGATCTGGCCCGTGATGCTGCCGAGCTTTCAGGCGTCGATGCCGAGGAAATCAAGCTCCCCCAGACGCGCATCAGCGGTGATGGACCCGCCGCACTGACCGAAAGCGGCAAGCCTCACGAGGTCGAGGTCGCCGAAACTTTCGAAGGAGGCCACAGGCCTGCAAATGTGATCGAAGCCGCTGCGCAGGGCACTCAGACCGGCGTCAAGCTGGCGGTGGCCGTAGGTGCGATGGTCATGGTTTTCGTCGCTCTGGTAGCTCTCGCCAACGGAATCCTGGGCGGCATCGGCGGATGGTTCGGTTATCCGGACATCAGCTTCCAGCAAATTATCGGATATGTGTTCGCCCCGGTGATGTACCTTATCGGTATCCCTTGGGAGCAGGCAGGCGCTGCAGGCGGGCTGTTTGGCACCAAGATCGTGCTCAACGAATTCGTAGCGTTCATCCAGCTGGGCTCAATGGACGCCAGCCAGCTTACCGACCGCAGCCGCGCCATCGTGACCTTCGCGCTGTGCGGCTTTGCCAATTTCAGTTCGATTGCAATCCAGATGGCTGTTACCGGCGGCCTTGCGCCGAACCAACGACCGGTCATCGCCAAGCTGGGTCTCCGCGCGCTTGCCGCCGGTAGCCTTGCCAATCTGATGAGCGCAGCACTGGCGGGCCTCTTCTTGCCGTATTAA
- a CDS encoding SDR family oxidoreductase, translating into MKVLITGAAGLLGGEVSARMLAQGHEVTGLVHRNHEIRANDGSPVVIPTIAGDVSLPQFGWSDGDFAKVAAQHDLLIHCAATVRFDLEEADYRAVNVGGTQHALDLAEAGGMDFLHVSTAYVCGTRDGPIREADPLPVQGFANGYEASKASGERRVRASAGRWAIARPSIVVGASSDGTIRQFDTTYAAFKLIAEGRVRHMPAKRGATLDFVPIDHVAAGIVAIAERMADAAGGTFHLVSAQPLPVESFTGAIGAYPQFHEPELVEPDKFEPAHLPALERRLFKRVAGLYASYFQRDPHFSDEGFRTLTGMACPVTGQAYIRRLIDHCIKVGFLPGA; encoded by the coding sequence GTGAAGGTTTTGATCACGGGTGCGGCAGGTTTGCTGGGCGGAGAGGTCAGCGCCCGAATGCTGGCGCAAGGTCACGAGGTAACCGGTCTCGTCCATCGCAATCACGAAATCCGCGCGAACGATGGATCCCCCGTCGTCATACCGACTATCGCCGGGGACGTTTCCCTGCCGCAGTTCGGATGGAGCGACGGCGACTTCGCAAAAGTCGCCGCGCAGCACGACTTGCTCATCCACTGCGCAGCGACGGTTCGTTTCGACCTCGAGGAAGCGGATTACCGCGCCGTCAATGTCGGCGGCACTCAGCACGCGCTGGATCTGGCGGAAGCAGGCGGGATGGATTTCCTCCATGTCTCGACCGCCTATGTCTGCGGCACACGCGACGGCCCTATCCGCGAGGCAGACCCGCTGCCGGTACAAGGTTTTGCCAACGGTTACGAAGCAAGCAAAGCTTCGGGCGAGCGCCGGGTCAGAGCCAGCGCTGGCCGCTGGGCCATCGCGAGGCCCTCGATCGTCGTCGGCGCATCGTCGGACGGGACCATCCGGCAATTCGATACCACTTACGCCGCGTTCAAACTGATTGCGGAAGGACGGGTCCGCCACATGCCGGCGAAACGCGGGGCAACGCTGGACTTCGTGCCAATCGACCACGTTGCAGCGGGGATCGTCGCCATCGCAGAAAGAATGGCGGATGCAGCAGGGGGAACCTTCCATCTTGTTTCCGCCCAGCCGCTACCGGTTGAAAGCTTCACCGGTGCCATCGGTGCCTATCCGCAGTTTCACGAGCCTGAGCTGGTGGAGCCGGACAAGTTCGAGCCTGCGCATCTTCCAGCGCTTGAGAGGCGGTTATTCAAACGCGTGGCAGGCCTCTACGCGAGCTACTTTCAGCGCGACCCGCATTTTTCCGATGAAGGTTTCCGGACATTGACCGGCATGGCCTGTCCGGTCACCGGCCAGGCCTATATCAGGCGCCTCATCGATCACTGCATCAAGGTGGGCTTCCTGCCCGGGGCCTAG
- a CDS encoding dihydrolipoyl dehydrogenase family protein, with the protein MKFTHDVIVIGGGAAGLTAAGGCALFGLDVALIEARKMGGECLNDGCVPSKALITAAKRAAEAREQVRYGVTLQEPQVEWSGVQQHIRGAIAAIEPHDSEERFEEMGCEVIRDWAKVTGPQSVEVGGRVLTAPRIVIATGSKPAIPPIEGVDGVPYLTNENIFDIEALPGHLLIVGGGVIGMEMAQSFRRLGSEVTVVEPGELMGRDDPDSVAVVRETMESEGVRFMKGLAKAVSGKEGTITLQVGDETITGSHLLIATGRKANCEGFGLEDIGVKMGRGGIETDDRRRTSVKGIYAIGDCRDGPRLTHVSGYEGSNAALEITLGVPAKVDYSALPWCTYTEPEVAQIGLTEKEAREKFGDKLRVVTESFHDNERALTEGNDKGQVKVMFKGKKVVGASLVGKNAGELLLPFTQTMTGKSSTFALGSAIIAYPTRSEITKATAFAAWEPTVFGKYPKKWAGFVASMRRRFS; encoded by the coding sequence ATGAAATTCACTCATGACGTTATCGTAATCGGCGGAGGTGCCGCTGGCCTTACCGCTGCAGGGGGCTGCGCACTGTTCGGCCTGGATGTCGCGCTTATCGAAGCGCGCAAGATGGGCGGCGAATGTCTCAATGACGGGTGCGTGCCATCAAAGGCGCTCATCACGGCCGCCAAGCGGGCTGCCGAAGCGCGCGAGCAGGTCCGTTACGGGGTCACTTTGCAAGAACCGCAGGTCGAGTGGAGCGGTGTGCAGCAGCATATTCGCGGCGCGATCGCGGCGATCGAGCCGCATGACAGCGAAGAGCGTTTCGAAGAAATGGGCTGCGAGGTCATTCGCGACTGGGCCAAGGTCACAGGTCCGCAATCGGTTGAAGTAGGCGGCCGGGTGCTGACTGCACCCCGCATTGTGATCGCCACCGGATCCAAGCCTGCGATCCCGCCCATCGAAGGCGTTGACGGCGTTCCCTATCTTACCAACGAGAACATCTTCGACATCGAAGCGCTGCCAGGTCACCTGCTGATCGTGGGCGGGGGCGTGATCGGCATGGAGATGGCGCAGAGCTTCCGCCGCCTCGGCAGCGAAGTCACTGTGGTCGAACCGGGCGAACTCATGGGCCGCGACGACCCTGACAGTGTGGCAGTCGTGCGCGAGACCATGGAGAGCGAAGGCGTGCGTTTCATGAAAGGCCTCGCCAAAGCGGTTTCCGGCAAGGAAGGCACCATCACTCTGCAAGTGGGCGATGAAACGATTACCGGTTCGCACCTGCTCATCGCGACCGGCCGCAAGGCAAACTGCGAAGGTTTCGGGCTTGAAGATATCGGCGTGAAGATGGGGCGGGGCGGTATTGAAACCGATGACCGCCGCCGCACTTCGGTCAAGGGTATCTACGCCATCGGTGATTGCCGCGATGGCCCGCGTCTGACGCATGTGTCAGGGTATGAAGGTTCGAATGCCGCACTGGAAATCACGCTGGGCGTCCCTGCCAAGGTGGATTACTCGGCCCTGCCGTGGTGCACCTACACCGAACCGGAAGTCGCACAGATCGGCCTGACCGAAAAGGAAGCGCGAGAGAAGTTCGGCGACAAGCTGCGCGTAGTCACGGAAAGCTTTCACGACAACGAGCGCGCGCTCACCGAAGGCAATGACAAGGGCCAGGTGAAAGTCATGTTCAAGGGCAAGAAAGTCGTCGGCGCCAGCCTCGTGGGCAAGAATGCCGGCGAGCTGTTGTTGCCTTTCACGCAGACCATGACCGGCAAGAGCAGCACCTTTGCACTGGGCTCGGCCATTATCGCCTATCCCACCCGCAGCGAAATCACCAAGGCAACGGCCTTCGCTGCGTGGGAGCCGACGGTATTCGGCAAGTACCCGAAGAAATGGGCCGGGTTTGTCGCGTCCATGAGGCGCCGTTTCTCGTGA
- a CDS encoding DUF421 domain-containing protein: protein MFFDEKWLDIIARGSILTALALVWIVLMIRIVGLRSLSKMTNFDFVMTVALGSLLAGASQVTKWGDFAQIGVGIVALFAMQVAAALLRRSSDKVEAAIQNTPVYLMRDGVIDEDALSKTRVARSDLIAKLREANVLHFDEVRAVVLEATGDVSVLHGDSLDERLTQDVEKA, encoded by the coding sequence ATGTTCTTTGATGAAAAATGGCTCGACATTATAGCACGCGGTTCAATCCTGACGGCGCTCGCGCTCGTCTGGATAGTGCTGATGATCCGGATAGTCGGCCTCAGGTCGCTATCGAAAATGACCAATTTCGATTTTGTCATGACGGTTGCGCTGGGCTCTCTGCTCGCAGGCGCCAGCCAGGTTACGAAATGGGGCGATTTCGCTCAGATCGGGGTAGGGATTGTGGCCCTGTTTGCCATGCAGGTTGCTGCGGCACTGCTGCGCCGAAGTTCCGACAAGGTGGAGGCCGCCATCCAGAATACGCCGGTTTATCTCATGCGAGACGGCGTAATCGATGAAGATGCACTGTCGAAAACACGGGTTGCCCGCAGCGACCTGATCGCGAAACTTCGCGAAGCGAATGTCCTTCATTTCGACGAGGTGCGGGCAGTCGTGCTCGAGGCGACTGGTGACGTCTCGGTGCTACACGGAGATTCGCTGGACGAACGCCTCACCCAGGATGTCGAGAAAGCCTAG
- a CDS encoding glycosyltransferase, translating into MSVTLLVPVLDEAKALPALVERFGALDPAPAEIMLVDGGSTDDTVAIARTAGWRILESERGRAKQINAGVKAAAGKLVCVVHADTLPPVDMVAVIEETLADQSIALASFTPVIRGPEKTRWGTTIHNWAKTWYAPLITRPHLFFRGVRLLFGDHAMFFRREEFLSIGGCTPGDAVMEEADLCVKFARLGKVKMVPRRVYTSDRRITEWGALKANWIYFKVGIYWALGLRSRMARHYPDVR; encoded by the coding sequence ATGAGCGTTACACTGCTCGTTCCTGTGCTCGATGAAGCCAAAGCACTGCCGGCTTTGGTCGAACGCTTTGGCGCGCTCGATCCGGCACCTGCCGAGATAATGCTGGTTGATGGCGGCAGCACCGACGACACGGTCGCAATCGCGCGCACTGCCGGCTGGCGTATCCTGGAAAGCGAGCGAGGCCGGGCTAAGCAGATCAATGCGGGGGTTAAGGCCGCGGCAGGCAAACTCGTCTGCGTTGTCCATGCCGACACGCTGCCACCCGTGGATATGGTCGCGGTGATCGAGGAAACGCTTGCCGACCAGTCTATCGCTCTAGCCAGTTTTACGCCCGTCATTCGCGGCCCCGAGAAGACCCGCTGGGGGACCACGATCCACAATTGGGCCAAGACCTGGTACGCGCCGCTGATAACCCGTCCGCACCTGTTCTTCCGCGGGGTGCGCTTGTTGTTCGGCGATCACGCGATGTTCTTCAGGCGCGAGGAGTTTCTATCCATCGGAGGCTGCACTCCGGGCGATGCAGTGATGGAAGAGGCCGACCTGTGCGTGAAATTCGCGCGGCTGGGCAAAGTAAAGATGGTGCCGCGGCGGGTTTACACCTCTGACCGGCGTATTACCGAATGGGGCGCGCTCAAGGCGAACTGGATCTATTTCAAGGTCGGCATATACTGGGCCTTGGGTCTGCGCTCTCGCATGGCCAGGCACTATCCCGACGTGCGCTAG
- a CDS encoding class I mannose-6-phosphate isomerase, which translates to MNSRLSTRTINKVWGRQPLPAPFGVEGQSEPIGEIWFEPDECLSDVLVKYLFTSDKLSVQVHPPASASPTGRGKEECWLVLEADPGAKLALGFREPVSREEMHSAALDGSIENLLDWYEAVPGDFFYIPAGTVHAIGGGLTLIEVQENTDITYRLFDYGRPRDLHLGQALAVAIGDSHPPKFKCRIEPGEEAMLVDGPRFVLAQIKGDPSAAIIERFGAAVQIMPLSGSAAVAGREIQPGASACAESIADISFSADARCLIVSSIM; encoded by the coding sequence TTGAATTCACGGCTTTCCACGAGGACAATCAATAAGGTTTGGGGCCGTCAGCCGCTGCCCGCGCCATTCGGCGTTGAAGGTCAGTCCGAACCGATTGGCGAAATCTGGTTCGAACCTGATGAATGCCTTTCTGACGTGCTGGTGAAATACCTGTTCACCAGCGACAAGCTGTCCGTCCAGGTGCACCCTCCTGCCAGCGCCAGCCCGACAGGGCGCGGGAAAGAAGAATGCTGGCTTGTTCTCGAGGCGGATCCCGGCGCAAAACTGGCGCTCGGTTTTCGCGAGCCGGTTTCGCGCGAGGAAATGCACAGCGCTGCGCTGGATGGATCAATCGAAAACCTGCTCGACTGGTATGAAGCTGTGCCAGGCGACTTCTTCTACATTCCCGCAGGCACGGTCCATGCGATTGGTGGCGGATTGACCCTGATCGAGGTGCAGGAAAATACTGACATCACGTATCGCCTCTTCGATTATGGCCGCCCGCGCGACCTGCATCTCGGTCAGGCGTTGGCAGTCGCGATAGGCGATTCGCACCCGCCGAAATTCAAGTGCCGGATCGAACCGGGCGAAGAAGCCATGCTGGTGGATGGCCCGCGCTTTGTGCTCGCCCAGATCAAGGGCGATCCCTCGGCGGCGATCATTGAAAGGTTCGGTGCAGCGGTCCAGATCATGCCACTTTCCGGCAGCGCAGCAGTTGCGGGCCGGGAAATCCAGCCAGGCGCGTCAGCATGCGCTGAAAGCATCGCGGACATATCCTTCAGCGCCGATGCGCGCTGCCTGATCGTCTCGTCGATTATGTAA
- a CDS encoding queuosine precursor transporter has protein sequence MTEHPANETRLAAMAIPLGLFVFLILYGGLTVIAGVLAFKQVQLWPTSLAVESGIFAFLGLVVISSTITQLYGEKLARRLVWWGFVPLAVSAVLIFLVMSLPASPEMLEYRGTDLDAFNTVLGQTPRIMAAGPAAYIVSLLLNVWIFSRLRGSGETNTLGLMARGAIASALSQAIDSVIFVTLAFYGEFDITPLLIGQVIAKVTLSIVLVPFLITGGVALARWLDKKTL, from the coding sequence ATGACCGAACATCCGGCCAATGAAACTCGCCTCGCAGCCATGGCTATCCCGCTTGGGCTGTTTGTTTTTCTCATCCTTTATGGCGGGCTCACGGTTATCGCCGGCGTACTGGCATTTAAGCAGGTGCAACTCTGGCCGACGAGCCTTGCGGTCGAATCGGGCATTTTCGCGTTTCTCGGCCTGGTGGTAATTTCCAGCACGATTACGCAGCTTTACGGCGAGAAACTGGCCCGCAGGCTGGTCTGGTGGGGGTTTGTTCCGCTCGCGGTGTCGGCGGTGCTGATCTTCCTGGTGATGTCCCTGCCCGCCTCGCCCGAGATGCTGGAATATCGGGGTACTGACCTCGACGCTTTCAACACCGTCCTTGGACAGACCCCGCGGATCATGGCCGCAGGTCCTGCTGCCTATATCGTTTCGCTGTTGCTTAATGTCTGGATATTCTCGCGCCTGCGCGGCTCCGGAGAAACCAATACACTCGGCCTGATGGCGCGCGGGGCAATTGCCAGTGCACTCAGCCAGGCAATCGATTCGGTGATTTTCGTGACGCTCGCATTCTATGGCGAGTTTGACATCACACCGCTGCTGATTGGCCAGGTCATCGCCAAGGTCACGCTCAGTATCGTGCTGGTACCATTCCTGATCACCGGCGGTGTCGCGCTTGCCCGTTGGCTGGACAAGAAAACGCTCTAG
- a CDS encoding mannose-1-phosphate guanylyltransferase, producing the protein MSAIYPVILCGGSGTRLWPRSRRAHPKPFLPLLGDRTLFQQALDRVADPAMFAEPLIVAGQEHTGLIAAQAGEHRLIVEPAARNTAPAIALAAHLLPRDAIMLVCPSDHHIADEAAFKAGARDAAALASQGHLVSFGISPDRPATGYGYIERGEKLAHGHRVVRFVEKPDLARAQQFLADGGFVWNGGIFAFPVGALLDELAAHRPDMAKAVAQAASEGVWDGNQFLPDAESFAALSAESVDYAVMENTSHAAVISAEMGWSDIGDWSSLMVARGADQNGNVVRGVADLSDCSGVMVDTDGPRVSVVGIDDVIVVVDGDEILVVGRNHTQAVGKLDGASGN; encoded by the coding sequence ATGAGCGCGATCTATCCGGTCATTCTTTGCGGCGGCAGCGGAACACGTCTTTGGCCGCGCAGCCGCCGCGCTCATCCCAAACCGTTCCTCCCATTGCTCGGTGATCGCACATTGTTCCAGCAGGCGCTGGACCGCGTCGCCGATCCGGCCATGTTCGCAGAACCACTGATTGTCGCGGGACAGGAGCATACCGGCCTAATCGCAGCGCAAGCTGGCGAACACCGCCTGATCGTAGAACCTGCTGCCAGGAACACTGCGCCCGCCATTGCCTTGGCTGCACACCTTCTGCCGCGCGATGCGATCATGCTGGTCTGCCCCAGCGATCATCACATCGCGGACGAAGCAGCATTCAAGGCAGGGGCCCGCGATGCCGCGGCACTCGCCAGCCAAGGTCACCTGGTATCCTTCGGGATATCGCCAGATCGCCCCGCGACGGGGTACGGTTATATAGAGCGCGGCGAAAAGCTGGCGCATGGGCACCGCGTTGTCCGCTTCGTCGAAAAGCCCGATCTCGCCCGCGCGCAGCAGTTTCTTGCCGATGGCGGCTTCGTCTGGAACGGCGGTATCTTCGCGTTCCCGGTCGGCGCCCTCCTCGACGAGCTGGCAGCGCACCGTCCCGATATGGCGAAAGCGGTTGCCCAAGCGGCAAGCGAAGGCGTGTGGGACGGCAACCAGTTCCTTCCGGACGCAGAGAGCTTTGCGGCCCTGTCGGCCGAGAGCGTCGACTATGCCGTCATGGAGAATACCTCTCATGCCGCCGTCATTTCAGCCGAAATGGGTTGGTCCGATATCGGTGATTGGTCATCCTTAATGGTAGCCCGCGGGGCCGATCAGAATGGTAATGTGGTGCGCGGCGTTGCCGATCTCAGCGATTGCTCCGGCGTCATGGTCGATACCGACGGTCCGCGAGTTTCCGTTGTCGGTATCGATGATGTGATCGTGGTCGTCGACGGTGACGAAATATTGGTGGTCGGCCGCAATCACACGCAGGCCGTGGGCAAACTGGATGGGGCATCGGGCAATTGA